One genomic segment of uncultured Desulfobacter sp. includes these proteins:
- the fliD gene encoding flagellar filament capping protein FliD, giving the protein MATGTITSLGLGSDLDLQSLLDTQKEADDAIAGMALDEIEELQAEEEALSSVQSQLLGMKSSALNLSLSSTYLYRDVTSSNNDVATATVLDGTETGTHTVTTSRLASASSYMSDGFASESATVYVPTTQQSSDSYSSVTDTVLEEAETLTINYGNEDDLLTFTITGTAGGMSVEGLLSAINDDGTISQYVTASTYEDEDGIHIQIESATGATGEEGRVDVEGSDGVTAFTAPTEELSFTVGDGEVFTISMPAETSLKGFAERINEADDNPGVTATVIYTGTGDNPYQLVLEADDSGEDNRISIISQPDGLGLSESNGEGYTMTGDSAISFETAVTIDNTNNTIIFEEVDEDEEAISLTAEIDAGDYGTPEELAEAVEKALENASKEDGNNRDYQVEIDSDTGIMSISEAGTLESMTIDWENANSTAAATLGFTETQTITPVDSSLNALLTVDGITYQRQENTGIDDIVDGVALKLYATGSSTITVENDTEDIVTELTALVETYNTLLTEIDENDDYNEDEETWGTLAQSSTIRTLEQTLQDLITTTVDTNGSITSLLDIGVEVNDDGTLTLDEDTLNEILSNSYDEVIDLLKGTDDEEGLGDILNDSFGSYALSGGYLQDEIDAVEDNINRLSEDYEEDMERIEKKYEMMAAEYTELDSYLSEIASIQNYIDTMMSTDDE; this is encoded by the coding sequence ATGGCAACCGGCACCATTACCTCACTTGGACTGGGGTCAGACCTTGATCTTCAAAGCCTTTTAGACACACAAAAGGAAGCAGATGATGCCATTGCAGGAATGGCGCTGGACGAGATTGAAGAACTTCAGGCAGAAGAGGAAGCTCTGTCTTCCGTTCAAAGCCAGCTTTTAGGCATGAAATCAAGTGCGTTGAACCTTTCCTTATCCTCCACCTATCTTTACAGGGATGTAACTTCATCGAACAACGACGTGGCAACCGCGACGGTACTTGACGGAACAGAGACCGGCACCCACACCGTTACCACCTCCCGCCTTGCATCTGCCAGTTCATATATGTCAGACGGATTTGCGTCTGAATCCGCCACCGTCTATGTACCCACCACCCAGCAATCCAGCGATAGTTACAGCAGCGTGACGGATACGGTTCTTGAAGAGGCAGAGACACTAACGATCAACTATGGAAACGAAGATGATCTTTTAACATTTACCATCACCGGTACCGCAGGCGGCATGAGCGTTGAGGGACTGCTTTCTGCAATCAATGATGACGGGACCATAAGTCAATATGTGACAGCATCCACCTACGAAGATGAAGATGGCATACATATTCAAATTGAGTCCGCTACCGGTGCCACAGGAGAAGAAGGCCGTGTGGACGTAGAAGGCTCGGACGGGGTCACCGCCTTCACGGCACCCACAGAAGAGCTCTCATTTACTGTAGGTGATGGTGAGGTCTTTACCATCTCAATGCCGGCGGAAACATCCCTTAAAGGTTTCGCAGAACGTATCAACGAAGCTGACGACAATCCCGGTGTCACGGCAACGGTCATTTACACCGGCACAGGAGACAATCCTTATCAGCTGGTTCTTGAAGCCGACGACAGCGGAGAAGACAACAGAATCAGCATCATCAGCCAGCCGGACGGGCTAGGGTTAAGTGAATCAAATGGTGAAGGGTATACCATGACCGGGGATAGCGCCATCTCCTTTGAAACAGCTGTAACCATTGATAACACCAACAACACCATTATTTTTGAAGAAGTGGATGAAGACGAAGAAGCCATTTCTTTAACCGCAGAAATTGATGCAGGAGATTACGGAACCCCGGAAGAGCTTGCCGAAGCGGTTGAAAAAGCCCTTGAAAATGCATCCAAAGAGGATGGAAATAATAGGGATTACCAGGTGGAGATTGACTCTGATACAGGCATCATGTCCATTTCAGAAGCCGGCACCCTTGAAAGTATGACCATTGACTGGGAAAATGCAAACAGCACAGCAGCCGCCACCCTGGGATTTACAGAAACCCAAACCATTACGCCAGTGGACTCCTCGCTCAATGCCTTGCTCACCGTTGACGGCATCACTTACCAGCGTCAGGAAAATACAGGGATTGATGATATTGTTGACGGGGTTGCCCTGAAACTTTACGCCACGGGTTCATCCACAATTACCGTAGAGAATGACACCGAGGATATTGTAACGGAATTAACAGCGCTTGTTGAAACCTACAATACGCTGCTGACCGAAATTGATGAGAATGATGATTACAACGAAGATGAAGAAACCTGGGGCACCCTGGCTCAAAGTTCCACCATCAGAACCCTTGAGCAGACCCTTCAGGATCTGATTACCACCACTGTGGATACAAACGGATCCATTACCAGTCTGTTGGACATCGGTGTTGAAGTTAATGATGACGGCACCCTGACCTTAGACGAAGACACACTGAATGAAATATTAAGCAACAGTTATGATGAGGTAATTGATCTGCTTAAGGGTACGGATGATGAAGAAGGACTCGGGGATATCCTTAATGACTCCTTTGGCAGCTATGCCTTGTCCGGTGGATATCTTCAAGATGAAATAGATGCCGTTGAAGACAACATTAACCGACTGTCCGAGGATTACGAAGAGGATATGGAGCGCATTGAAAAAAAATATGAAATGATGGCAGCAGAATACACGGAACTGGACTCTTATCTTTCAGAAATTGCCAGTATACAGAACTACATTGATACAATGATGTCCACAGATGATGAGTAA
- a CDS encoding FlgD immunoglobulin-like domain containing protein has translation MSDSSILSPLVNSYEAYDTEATSTTNDAATASSLGTEDFLTLLVAQLENQNPLDPANTEQFTDQLAQFSQVEQLINVNDKLDEMVADAEDLGGNIDVNSFVGLTVTATATSMTIDAGSVTSGFYEVDESADVSVYVYDSDGTKVATLPQGEVEAGSYLFSWNGTDDAGNSLEDGEYSYVVMANSGDGYKEVSSDLSGRVDAVSYQNGKGYLVINGVMVDPDDVTTVTPSSSSSSSDSMSIIEYLGTSVSSSYPIVQVEDGQVQGDALSFNLTAASDVTVTIYSADDEKIDSIEISADDTTTGENEVTWDGLTSSDYASPDGLYYYKVTADTGTASIDISGEVSAITSVDGTQYLEIGDTGRLISVSSITSVE, from the coding sequence ATGTCTGACAGTTCGATACTTTCACCACTGGTTAACAGCTATGAGGCTTATGATACTGAGGCGACCTCAACAACAAATGACGCCGCTACAGCCTCTTCGTTGGGTACAGAAGACTTCTTAACCCTTTTAGTGGCCCAGCTTGAAAATCAGAACCCCCTTGATCCGGCGAATACGGAACAATTCACAGACCAGTTGGCCCAGTTTAGCCAAGTTGAACAGCTGATTAATGTCAATGACAAGCTTGATGAAATGGTGGCGGATGCTGAGGATTTAGGCGGTAACATTGATGTCAATTCATTTGTAGGACTGACCGTTACAGCAACAGCGACCTCAATGACCATTGATGCCGGATCTGTAACTTCCGGTTTTTATGAGGTTGATGAGTCTGCTGACGTCTCTGTGTATGTTTATGATTCCGATGGGACCAAGGTGGCTACCCTTCCCCAGGGCGAAGTTGAGGCAGGATCTTATCTGTTTTCATGGAATGGCACGGATGATGCGGGCAACAGCCTGGAAGACGGTGAATATTCCTATGTGGTAATGGCTAATTCCGGGGATGGCTATAAAGAGGTTTCATCCGATCTGTCCGGAAGGGTGGATGCCGTCTCGTACCAGAACGGTAAAGGATATCTTGTGATCAACGGTGTGATGGTGGATCCGGACGATGTTACCACCGTAACCCCGTCTTCGTCCTCATCTTCAAGTGATTCGATGTCCATTATTGAATATCTTGGCACCTCGGTATCTTCCAGTTATCCAATCGTTCAGGTGGAAGACGGCCAGGTTCAGGGGGATGCACTGAGCTTTAACCTCACCGCGGCCTCTGATGTCACAGTGACAATATATAGCGCCGATGATGAAAAAATTGATTCTATTGAGATATCAGCGGACGACACAACCACAGGAGAAAATGAAGTCACCTGGGACGGGTTGACAAGCAGCGATTACGCCAGCCCTGACGGACTTTATTATTATAAGGTTACAGCGGATACAGGAACAGCCTCCATCGACATTTCTGGAGAGGTGAGTGCCATCACTTCCGTGGACGGCACCCAATACCTTGAAATTGGAGATACCGGACGTCTGATTTCTGTATCAAGCATAACCTCTGTTGAATAA